A window of the Kosakonia sp. BYX6 genome harbors these coding sequences:
- the metC gene encoding cystathionine beta-lyase has protein sequence MTAKHLETALVNAGRSKKYTQGSVNSVIQRASSLVFETVEAKKHATRNRANGELFYGRRGTLTHFSLQEAMCELEGGAGCALFPCGAAAVANTILAFVGQGDHVLMTNTAYEPTQDFSTKILAKLGVTTSWFDPMIGSSIVRLIQPNTKVVFLESPGSITMEVHDVPAIVQAVRSVAPDAIIMIDNTWAAGILFKALAFDIDISIQAGTKYLIGHSDAMVGTAVSNARCWEQLRENAYLMGQMLDADTAYMTSRGLRTLGVRLRQHHESSLKIAEWLATHPQVARVNHPALPGSKGHEYWKRDFTGSSGLFSFVLNKRLTNEEMSDYLDHFSLFSMAYSWGGFESLILANQPEQLAAIRPDGELDFSGTLIRLHVGLENVDDLIEDLVAGFQRIV, from the coding sequence ATGACGGCGAAGCATCTTGAAACCGCTCTGGTGAACGCAGGGCGCAGCAAAAAATACACGCAGGGTTCGGTGAATAGCGTTATCCAACGCGCCTCTTCACTGGTATTTGAAACAGTCGAAGCCAAAAAACACGCCACGCGCAACCGCGCCAATGGCGAGCTCTTTTATGGTCGTCGCGGCACCTTAACGCACTTCTCTTTACAGGAAGCAATGTGCGAGCTGGAAGGCGGCGCGGGTTGTGCGCTGTTCCCCTGTGGGGCGGCGGCAGTGGCAAACACCATTCTGGCGTTTGTCGGGCAAGGCGATCATGTGTTGATGACCAACACCGCTTACGAACCCACCCAGGATTTCAGCACCAAAATTCTCGCGAAACTCGGCGTCACCACCAGTTGGTTCGACCCGATGATCGGCTCCAGCATCGTGCGGCTTATCCAGCCCAACACCAAAGTCGTGTTCCTTGAATCGCCCGGATCCATCACCATGGAAGTGCACGACGTTCCAGCCATTGTGCAGGCGGTAAGAAGCGTCGCGCCTGACGCCATCATTATGATCGACAACACCTGGGCGGCAGGCATTCTGTTCAAAGCGCTGGCATTCGATATCGATATTTCCATTCAGGCGGGCACGAAATATTTGATTGGCCATTCGGATGCGATGGTCGGTACCGCCGTTTCCAACGCTCGTTGTTGGGAACAACTGCGCGAAAACGCCTATTTAATGGGACAAATGCTGGATGCCGATACTGCATATATGACCAGCCGTGGCCTGCGCACGCTCGGCGTCCGTTTACGTCAGCATCATGAAAGCAGCCTGAAAATTGCCGAATGGCTGGCTACGCACCCGCAGGTGGCGCGCGTGAATCACCCGGCGCTGCCAGGCAGCAAAGGGCATGAATATTGGAAACGCGATTTTACCGGCAGCAGCGGCCTGTTCTCTTTTGTGCTCAACAAACGCCTGACAAATGAAGAGATGTCGGATTATCTCGATCACTTCTCGCTGTTCAGCATGGCCTATTCATGGGGCGGTTTTGAGTCATTGATTCTGGCGAACCAGCCGGAGCAACTGGCGGCGATTCGCCCGGACGGTGAGCTTGATTTCAGCGGCACATTAATCCGTTTGCATGTTGGTTTAGAGAACGTTGACGATCTGATAGAAGATTTAGTGGCAGGCTTTCAGCGCATCGTGTAA
- the exbB gene encoding tol-pal system-associated acyl-CoA thioesterase: MGNNLMQTDLSVWGMYQHADIVVKIVMIGLILASVVTWALFFSKSVEMISHKRRLKREQQQLAEARSLDQATEIAATFHARSLSSLLINEAQNELELSAGSEDNEGIKERTGFRLERRVAATGRYMGRGNGFLATIGAISPFVGLFGTVWGIMNSFIGIAQTQTTNLAVVAPGIAEALLATAIGLVAAIPAVVIYNIFARMIGSYKATLGDVAAQVLLLQSRDLDLAASNAQPVRAAQKLRVG, encoded by the coding sequence GTGGGTAATAATTTGATGCAGACGGATCTATCCGTATGGGGTATGTATCAGCACGCTGACATCGTCGTGAAGATCGTGATGATCGGCCTGATTCTGGCGTCCGTTGTGACATGGGCGCTCTTCTTCAGCAAAAGCGTTGAGATGATTTCGCATAAGCGTCGCCTCAAGCGTGAGCAGCAGCAACTGGCTGAGGCTCGCTCGCTGGATCAGGCAACGGAAATTGCCGCCACTTTCCACGCCAGAAGCCTCAGTTCACTGTTGATTAACGAAGCCCAGAACGAGCTGGAGTTATCCGCAGGCAGTGAAGACAACGAAGGGATCAAAGAGCGTACCGGTTTCCGCCTTGAGCGCCGCGTCGCCGCCACCGGTCGTTATATGGGCCGTGGTAATGGTTTTCTCGCCACCATCGGCGCGATTTCTCCGTTCGTCGGTCTGTTTGGTACCGTTTGGGGCATCATGAATAGCTTTATCGGTATCGCGCAGACGCAAACCACGAACCTCGCAGTTGTCGCGCCGGGCATCGCGGAAGCGCTGCTGGCCACGGCAATTGGCCTGGTTGCCGCTATCCCGGCGGTAGTAATTTACAACATTTTCGCGCGCATGATTGGCAGCTATAAAGCGACCCTCGGCGACGTTGCCGCGCAGGTTCTGCTGCTGCAAAGCCGCGATCTTGACCTGGCTGCCAGCAATGCTC